In Symphalangus syndactylus isolate Jambi chromosome 15, NHGRI_mSymSyn1-v2.1_pri, whole genome shotgun sequence, the following are encoded in one genomic region:
- the LOC129463466 gene encoding proline-rich protein 20E-like translates to MEEPRRSKRPRSMATKQASGGPPPEPGCSVVDPEDSVEADGPAQPAQPAKPTAYVTPFRWQPPAGTEPARPAERGRRRGGSRQPGRDRGRRGGPRRDAGQRQGAERLPGPDLHIQLDHHGEPGHQWELEIWETAASSLSETAPVPGTVQEGPGPDVAQPELGLQEPPPASGPQAVAEQPILTVYPCIGFRPLGGSAALQVIQTPHGTYVQGVPVFVADIAY, encoded by the exons ATGGAGGAACCAAGGCGTTCGAAGCGACCTCGCTCCATGGCCACTAAACAAG cCTCAGGTGGGCCTCCTCCCGAGCCAGGCTGCTCTGTTGTGGACCCTGAAGACTCCGTGGAAGCAGATGGGCCCGCACAGCCAGCCCAACCCGCAAAACCCACCGCTTACGTGACACCCTTCAGATGGCAGCCCCCAGCTGGCACAGAGCCAGCTCGTCCTGCAGAGAGAGGCCGGCGCCGGGGAGGAAGCCGGCAGCCAGGGCGAGACCGTGGCAGAAGGGGCGGGCCCCGCAGGGACGCTGGCCAGAGACAGGGCGCAGAACGCTTGCCGGGACCGGACTTGCACATCCAACTGGACCACCATGGAGAGCCAGGCCACCAGTGGGAACTGGAAATCTGGGAGACCGCAGCCTCCTCTCTTTCTGAAACAGCTCCTGTGCCTGGAACTGTGCAGGAAGGCCCTGGCCCCGACGTGGCCCAGCCTgagctggggcttcaggagccaCCCCCTGCCTCTGGGCCTCAGGCTGTCGCCGAGCAGCCCATCTTGACCGTCTATCCCTGCATCGGGTTTAGGCCTCTGGGTGGCTCAGCTGCTTTACAGGTCATTCAAACCCCCCACGGCACCTATGTGCAAGGGGTCCCAGTGTTCGTCGCCGACATTGCATACTGA